The Capsicum annuum cultivar UCD-10X-F1 unplaced genomic scaffold, UCD10Xv1.1 ctg2831, whole genome shotgun sequence DNA window AATTGAAAATTCGCAAATACTTTTTGGGGttataaaaagaaaagagagatacAACTACTATTTGACAggtaattttgttgattcataGTGAGAGATTTAATACAATGATGCAGTACTGCATTGGGGATTTTCCCCCCTTCTGTCAATTTCATggataatatttatgtttgtagCGTCACTTCTTAATCGACTCTACTCATGCAAGCTCTTTTTAGAAATTTTGTTGTCaaatttttggatttcattcgAGTGATGTTTCTTGAGAGGGTTTAGGAATCCAAGAAGATTGTAGTGTGTATTGTTCTAGGGGTTTTTTCTCTCTTACCTTTTGTCTTCCATCACTGCTGTTCTTTGCTCTTCTTTTTAACTGATTTTATATATGCATGCACTCAGTCACTATTTCGTGTCAATTGCATAGTCATTAGAGGTTTTAATAAGAATAGAGTCATGCCTTGTGAATAAAATTTTCAAGCATATCCTAATTCAACATCTACAATAAGCTAGAGCTAGAGTTAAGCTTCATAGTCAATTTTCTGCATCCCGAAAACCAAAACATATGGAGATCTATAGGTACCTTGAAAAACAGGTCAATAcaaattaaataagaaacttaAACTTCTGATAAGAGAAAAACTAAACATTATGAAACATTATAATTACTCACAGAACTTATTAAAAAGGTGTTGTTCCAAATGCAGTAGCAGCGACACATGTCAGTCTCTTGCGTTATAATCTTGTATCTTGCTTTCTTTGCAGGAAGATGGAAAACTAGAGAAACTTTcatcattttttgtatttattaacgTGCCTGAATGGCTCAACTTGTGGGCTGATATAGAGCTTAATGATGTACTTGATAAACTGAAACCTGAGTTTAAAAATGTAATAAGTTAGTCAACAGAAGTTCCTGGAGTGGCTTCTGTATCTGCCCAAGAAGACAACAGGTCTCCAGTAATTGAAAATGTCTTTTATCAgcattttttatttgtcattGATTGTTATCGTTCATTGCCTAGCACAGAATTGACAtcaagatttttgaaatttgCTGTTGAACCAATAATACACAGCTTTATGAGTTATTTGCTTTTCAACTGTTGGTTCGTCTTCCCAAATAGTACAAGATTCAACTGACTTGGCTGTCAGGTAGGGATGTCATATGGAGTGGAAATGTGAAGCTAATCAGAGATCAGTTCCTTTCTTCGGGAAGCAAGACAAAGATGTATAGTTGGTCAAGTTCAGATGATCTTTCAAATAATGCAGTAAATGTGATAGAGTATGTGTTTTAAGTTTTTACCCTTCTAGATTATTTTTTGTTCAAGTAACATATTCTAAAAGGAAAATTTTTATGTCTTCTTTAATGTCTGTCActgattttctttctttccaatCTAATGTTATTGGAAGAGAACCAAATTGCTTTCCATTTAGAGGATGGATTGAATGTTGATGGTGTCAATGATTACTCTCACCTTATTGCAAAAATGATTGGCTTGGGAAGTAATTCAGAGTTTCTTCAAATCAGTGTGGGTTCTATGTTTGTTCTTACTATATATCgattgcgtacattttatcctTCACCGACCCAACTTTGTGGGAGTACCAAACATTTATGCCTAACATACAATTCTTTTAGTTTTTATCCATCATAGTTTCAAGACTATAAATACAACCATAAATACCTTCATTAATTGAATTATCAAAGTATTCATCCACATATATCCATTAAAGAAAtggaattgataaaaatgaaaatgaaagtaGTTATTAACTACT harbors:
- the LOC124890988 gene encoding uncharacterized protein LOC124890988, translated to MIIENSQILFGVIKRKERYNYYLTGRDVIWSGNVKLIRDQFLSSGSKTKMYSWSSSDDLSNNAVNVIEGFPVWIKFVPSINFRIDNGPFKIKNEYGSMVWELKAPDKS